A window of Mytilus edulis chromosome 10, xbMytEdul2.2, whole genome shotgun sequence contains these coding sequences:
- the LOC139491218 gene encoding 26S proteasome non-ATPase regulatory subunit 13-like, translated as MPRDVGAFLAEQQRKATGDVATEWGQLEEFYNKKLWHQLTLRLLKFVKHPTFAKGDGLVKLYEHFISDFEHRINPLALAEMGVCIVRQITDPKAGVEFLEKLKEKVKASDEAKVLCMTSSGLICLRTKEMEKTKTLVEECHGIMETFDGVTTVHSRFYDLSSNYYKLMGNHADYYKEALRYLGCMQMEDITASEQVERAFNLGLAAVLGEGVYNFGELLAHPILESLKTTDKSWLVDLLFAFNSGNIPRFDELKKSWTTQPDLAANEIPMRQKISLLCLMEMTFKRPANDRQLTFKDISAETKLPVNEVELLVMKALSLGLVKGFIDEIDQKVSLTWVQPRVLDLQQVSTMQKRLEQWCSDVLTMEKLVELKAHDILT; from the exons ATGCCGAGAGACGTTGGTGCCTTTTTAGCCGAACAGCAAAGAAAAGCGACTGGGGATGTTGCTACAGAGTGGGGCCAGCTTGAAGAATTCTATAACAAAAA GTTATGGCATCAGTTAACATTGCGGCTTCTGAAGTTTGTGAAACATCCAACATTTGCCAAAGGAGATGGCCTGGTTAAA ttGTACGAGCATTTTATATCAGATTTTGAACACAG GATAAATCCACTTGCTTTGGCAGAGATGGGAGTTTGCATTGTCAGACAAATTACAG atCCAAAAGCTGGAGTAGAGTTTTTAGAGAAACTGAAAGAGAAG GTAAAGGCCAGTGATGAAGCTAAAGTACTGTGTATGACTTCAAGTGGACTCATTTGTTTAAGGACTAAAGAAATGGAGAAAACAAAG ACTCTTGTTGAAGAATGCCATGGTATTATGGAAACATTTGATGGTGTTACCACAGTACACAGCAGGTTTTATGATTTATCAAGTAACTACTACAAATTGATGGGAAACCATGCCGACTACTATAAAGAAGCTCTGAGATATCTTGGTTGTATGCAAATGGAAGACATAACAG CATCAGAACAAGTAGAGAGAGCCTTTAATTTAGGTCTAGCAGCCGTGTTAGGGGAAGGTGTTTATAACTTTGGAGAACTG CTCGCTCATCCTATATTAGAATCTCTAAAGACAACAGATAAGTCCTGGTTAGTAGATCTATTGTTTGCCTTTAACAGTGGTAACATCCCAAGGTTTGATGAACTAAAAAAAAGCTGGACAACACAG CCAGATTTAGCAGCTAATGAAATTCCAATGAGACAAAAAATATCACTGTTATGTTTAATGGAG ATGACATTTAAAAGACCAGCCAATGACAGACAATTAACATTTAAAGATATATCTGCAGAAACAAAGTTACCAGTAAACGAG GTAGAATTGTTAGTTATGAAGGCTTTGAGTTTAGGATTAGTGAAAGGCTTCATAGATGAAATAGACCAGAAAGTATCACTAACATGGGTCCAACCTCGAGTATTAGATCTACAACAG